A single region of the Corallococcus caeni genome encodes:
- a CDS encoding zinc ribbon domain-containing protein, translated as MSCPHCGQPLPEGLSSRTCPHCGGDVNAPGSPVMDEVADKAQKAADSAGRAVQDVLDDPRLRERLPGGSLPLLGSGLVAAAVVVPVLPFFDGGLGLPWAVLMLVGSGMLGAREWVAAGRKLPPALAPAATWAAHPAFLPMFTALTVTQAFLSLGLGVAPLLWVLAAVVLGFVQWRAFKASSLAEPSLPRRPSDVRLKRWVFAGVAACALGLLLPWSSAWTGSLVPTAHLQRERTITIDDNFGQEIEDHDTWRFNALVFPSSVPGAGTGRGRLGATGVVLGLLALGVLGSVRRAREALPPVVPVVLAGLITVWALTGLSSRPGPWLFLLGILAVDVAVAREWQGPRGAVPPGQPPASA; from the coding sequence ATGTCCTGCCCGCACTGTGGTCAGCCGCTCCCTGAAGGCCTGTCGTCGCGGACGTGTCCCCACTGCGGCGGGGACGTGAACGCGCCCGGGTCGCCGGTGATGGACGAGGTGGCGGACAAGGCCCAGAAGGCGGCGGACTCGGCGGGCCGCGCGGTGCAGGACGTGCTGGACGACCCGAGGCTGCGCGAGCGACTGCCGGGAGGTTCGCTGCCGCTGCTCGGCTCCGGACTGGTGGCGGCGGCGGTGGTGGTGCCCGTGCTGCCCTTCTTCGACGGCGGGCTGGGGCTGCCGTGGGCGGTGCTGATGCTGGTGGGCAGCGGCATGCTGGGCGCGCGCGAGTGGGTGGCCGCGGGCCGGAAGCTGCCCCCCGCGCTGGCGCCGGCGGCGACGTGGGCCGCGCATCCGGCGTTCCTGCCGATGTTCACCGCGCTCACCGTGACGCAGGCGTTCCTGTCGCTGGGGCTGGGCGTGGCGCCGCTGTTGTGGGTGCTGGCGGCGGTGGTGCTGGGCTTCGTGCAGTGGCGGGCGTTCAAGGCGTCGTCGCTGGCGGAGCCGTCGCTCCCCCGTCGGCCCTCGGACGTGCGGCTGAAGCGGTGGGTGTTCGCGGGCGTGGCCGCGTGCGCGCTGGGGCTGCTGCTGCCGTGGAGTTCGGCGTGGACGGGCTCGCTGGTGCCCACGGCGCACCTGCAGCGCGAGCGCACCATCACCATCGACGACAACTTCGGCCAGGAGATCGAGGACCACGACACGTGGAGGTTCAACGCGCTGGTGTTCCCGTCCTCCGTGCCGGGGGCGGGGACGGGGCGCGGCCGGCTGGGCGCGACGGGCGTGGTGCTGGGGCTGCTGGCGCTGGGCGTGCTGGGGTCGGTGCGGCGCGCGCGGGAGGCGCTGCCTCCGGTGGTGCCGGTGGTGCTCGCGGGCCTCATCACCGTGTGGGCGCTGACGGGCCTGTCCTCGCGGCCCGGGCCGTGGCTGTTCCTCCTGGGCATCCTCGCGGTGGACGTGGCGGTGGCGCGCGAGTGGCAGGGGCCCCGCGGCGCGGTGCCTCCGGGGCAGCCGCCCGCGTCAGCGTGA
- a CDS encoding DUF6986 family protein gives MKTTLTPEASAASREALRRANVAFAHAYPGDSNRRQPVHTVYGGAHLFRAGTARKMGDLALAALRDHAADGSQLAHGLGLPQRGGFAQRVHDRVVDKLQREPVEDFRIDFEDGYGHRPDTEEDAHAVAAATEVARGLEQGSLPPFIGIRVKSFTEELYARASRTLDLFVTTLLEQSGGRLPPSFVVTLPKVTVPEQVTALAKLLSELESAHHLPPGALSLELMVETPQALFDARGRPHLRSLVEAGEGRCSHVHLGVYDYTAALDVSAHMQHMLHPACDYLRDTVQVLLAGSGVRLSDGATNVMPVGPHRKQGDTALLPTQLRENTDAVHRAWQVAYRHTRHSLERGYYQGWDLHPAQLPVRYAAVYAFFLEGLEPASQRLKAFVDKAAQATLLGDVFDDAATGQGLLNFFLRGLACGALTEEEARATGLTLEELRSRSFRAIVQGRADASR, from the coding sequence ATGAAGACCACGCTCACGCCCGAAGCCTCCGCCGCCTCCCGTGAGGCCCTGCGCCGCGCCAACGTGGCGTTCGCCCATGCGTACCCGGGCGACTCCAATCGGCGCCAGCCCGTGCACACCGTCTACGGCGGCGCCCACCTCTTCCGCGCGGGCACCGCGCGGAAGATGGGGGACCTGGCGCTCGCGGCGCTGCGCGACCACGCCGCCGACGGCTCCCAGCTCGCCCATGGCCTGGGCCTGCCCCAGCGCGGCGGCTTCGCCCAGCGCGTCCATGACCGCGTCGTGGACAAGCTCCAGCGCGAGCCCGTGGAGGACTTCCGCATCGACTTCGAGGACGGCTACGGCCACCGCCCCGACACCGAAGAAGACGCCCACGCCGTCGCCGCCGCCACGGAGGTGGCTCGGGGCCTGGAGCAGGGCTCGCTCCCGCCGTTCATCGGCATCCGCGTGAAGTCCTTCACGGAAGAGCTCTACGCCCGCGCCTCGCGCACCCTGGACCTCTTCGTCACCACGCTGCTGGAGCAATCCGGTGGCAGATTGCCGCCGTCCTTCGTCGTCACCCTGCCCAAGGTCACCGTGCCCGAACAGGTGACCGCCCTGGCGAAGCTGCTGTCGGAGCTGGAATCCGCCCACCACCTGCCCCCCGGCGCGCTCTCGCTGGAGCTGATGGTGGAGACGCCCCAGGCCCTCTTCGACGCGCGCGGCCGGCCCCACCTGCGCTCGCTGGTGGAGGCCGGCGAGGGCCGCTGCTCCCACGTGCACCTGGGCGTCTACGACTACACCGCCGCCCTGGACGTCAGCGCGCACATGCAGCACATGCTCCACCCCGCCTGCGATTATCTGCGCGACACCGTGCAGGTGCTCCTCGCGGGCAGCGGCGTGCGCCTGTCCGACGGCGCCACCAACGTCATGCCCGTGGGCCCCCACCGCAAGCAGGGCGACACCGCGCTGCTCCCCACGCAGCTGCGCGAGAACACCGACGCCGTGCACCGCGCGTGGCAGGTGGCGTACCGGCACACGCGCCACTCGCTGGAGCGCGGCTACTACCAGGGCTGGGACCTGCACCCCGCCCAGCTCCCCGTGCGCTACGCCGCCGTCTACGCCTTCTTCCTGGAGGGCCTGGAGCCCGCGTCCCAGCGCCTCAAGGCCTTCGTGGACAAGGCCGCCCAGGCCACCCTGCTGGGCGACGTGTTCGACGACGCCGCCACCGGCCAGGGGCTGCTCAACTTCTTCCTGCGCGGGCTCGCCTGTGGGGCCCTCACGGAAGAGGAGGCCCGCGCCACCGGCCTGACGCTGGAGGAGCTGCGCAGCCGCTCCTTCCGCGCCATCGTCCAGGGCCGCGCGGACGCGTCACGCTGA
- a CDS encoding DUF3226 domain-containing protein produces MPPKPERILLVEGAEDREVVYHLCNHHKLDNKQHFAVEAKDGYERLRDDLKVRPRVPGVKTIGVVVDADEDLAHRWQSLRDVLEHSGYTQLPGQPEAAGMIIPAQGTLPRIGIWMMPDNQLTGILEDFLQQLVTQEDPLLPAAFTALDALPERRFKPTYRSKAAIHTWLAWQQEPGTPLGQAVAKHYLQANHELAQRFVTWMRRLFIPAPEAPTP; encoded by the coding sequence ATGCCGCCCAAGCCAGAGCGGATCCTCCTGGTCGAAGGTGCGGAGGACCGCGAGGTCGTCTACCACCTCTGCAACCACCACAAGCTCGACAACAAGCAACACTTCGCCGTTGAGGCCAAGGACGGTTACGAGCGGCTGCGCGACGACTTGAAGGTCCGTCCGCGTGTTCCCGGCGTGAAGACCATCGGCGTCGTTGTCGACGCGGATGAAGACCTTGCCCACCGCTGGCAATCCCTCCGCGACGTGCTCGAGCACTCCGGCTACACCCAACTGCCAGGGCAGCCCGAAGCAGCCGGCATGATCATCCCCGCTCAAGGCACGCTGCCGCGTATCGGCATCTGGATGATGCCGGACAACCAGCTCACCGGAATCCTGGAGGACTTCCTCCAGCAGCTCGTCACGCAGGAAGACCCACTCCTGCCCGCGGCCTTCACGGCCCTGGACGCCCTTCCCGAGCGCCGCTTCAAGCCCACCTACCGTTCCAAGGCCGCCATCCACACCTGGCTCGCCTGGCAGCAAGAACCCGGCACGCCTCTCGGTCAGGCCGTGGCCAAGCACTACCTCCAAGCCAACCACGAACTCGCCCAGCGCTTCGTGACCTGGATGCGGCGCCTGTTCATCCCCGCTCCGGAAGCCCCCACCCCATGA
- a CDS encoding AAA family ATPase: MRQDTAAMPPPSAPLLPSFRIQGFRAFRDLEIPRLGRVNLIVGKNNVGKTTVLEALKVYAAGSEAPWEIRELLERRQEIRRGSPREKTSAQIDIERIFFQPISPGRHASIHLGPSDKEKQLHINPIVLKKPTEEPSSTQVRPEGKAQESEEVWRVSVGGTAVQHFFPLTIGSIPSSEATAMRYWESRHETTNVLTCGYLPARGIDRISIGALWDSIVLTANEQSTLQALRIIAPDIERVSLVEDPRQQGVRYALIVRKTRSTPEPLHSMGDGMNRIFELALSLVSARDGLFLIDEVENGVHYSAQEQLWRFIFEAASQLNVQVFATTHSWDCISAFQKAASSHPEDGMLISLAQTDGDIKATVFNEGDLEIITRESIEVR; encoded by the coding sequence GTGCGCCAGGACACCGCTGCCATGCCGCCCCCTTCCGCTCCCCTCCTCCCCTCGTTCCGCATCCAGGGGTTCCGAGCGTTCAGGGACCTGGAGATTCCGCGCCTGGGCCGCGTCAATCTGATCGTCGGCAAGAACAACGTGGGGAAGACCACGGTCCTGGAGGCACTCAAGGTCTATGCGGCGGGTTCAGAAGCTCCGTGGGAGATTCGGGAGCTGCTGGAACGCCGCCAGGAAATCCGCCGAGGATCACCCCGCGAGAAGACTTCTGCGCAGATTGATATTGAGCGCATCTTCTTCCAGCCCATATCGCCGGGCAGGCACGCATCCATCCACCTGGGTCCCTCGGACAAAGAGAAGCAACTTCACATCAACCCAATAGTTCTCAAAAAACCCACCGAGGAGCCTTCCTCCACTCAGGTCCGTCCCGAAGGCAAAGCCCAAGAAAGCGAAGAAGTCTGGCGGGTGAGCGTAGGAGGCACTGCCGTCCAGCATTTCTTTCCTCTCACAATCGGCAGTATCCCATCTAGCGAAGCTACGGCCATGCGCTATTGGGAATCGCGCCATGAAACAACAAACGTCCTGACTTGTGGCTATCTACCTGCCAGGGGGATTGATCGGATAAGCATCGGGGCACTTTGGGACAGCATCGTCCTGACTGCGAATGAGCAGTCCACACTTCAGGCTTTGCGGATCATCGCTCCAGATATCGAGCGCGTTTCTCTCGTTGAAGACCCCAGACAGCAAGGGGTGCGTTACGCGCTCATCGTCAGGAAGACTCGCTCTACCCCCGAGCCCCTTCACAGCATGGGCGACGGGATGAACCGCATCTTCGAACTCGCGCTGAGCCTCGTAAGCGCCAGGGATGGACTGTTCCTGATCGACGAAGTGGAGAACGGCGTCCACTACTCGGCCCAAGAACAGCTCTGGCGGTTCATCTTCGAGGCCGCCAGTCAGCTCAACGTGCAGGTCTTCGCCACCACGCACAGCTGGGACTGCATCTCTGCCTTCCAGAAGGCAGCGTCCTCCCATCCCGAGGACGGAATGCTGATCAGCCTCGCCCAGACGGATGGCGACATCAAAGCCACTGTCTTCAACGAGGGCGACCTGGAGATCATCACCCGGGAATCCATCGAGGTCCGCTGA
- a CDS encoding M1 family metallopeptidase, whose amino-acid sequence MAHPTDDKNFRLPTTLRPRRYQATVTLDLEGRSFTGEERVELELSQPTTEIILHANALELGEVTLRVGNDVRKPASKRASPVSETVVLTFDAPLPAGSATLDVLWTGHFSEGLRGLYAAGKVAATQFEAADARRLFPCFDEPAFKARWALTVRVPEGHTVLGNGRVVKDEKDGALRKVTFEETELLSSYLIALVVGPLVGTPEEQAEGVPVRTWALPEKAHLAKFGQDAALQVLPRLRDYFGLPYAFGKVDQVGIPDFEAGAMENAGLITYREVALLLDPATAPLSVQKRVAEVVTHELAHQWFGNWVTMVWWDDLWLNEAFATWMAFKIVDQWRPDWRMWLDFDAHRASALALDALKSTHPIHGEVRNAGEAGESFDAITYEKGGAVLRMIEGFLGEGPFREGIRLYMRKHARANAVKEDLWNALGEAAKQPVNELATKWIGQSGFPLVSVKLEGRKVALSQRRFYSEPGVKSPETWPVPMVLRFEDASGVKEQRVLFRDAQATVTLEGAGDVKWLCANGGSTGFYRVAYEKPALDALAANLGTLAPSERISLLADTWALVRAGQAPVADLLDLAARFGDEEDEAVLDELVGRLGYIENRLTDGEDQERFRRWVEGLLGGGLKKLGWQAAQGEPDRVKLRRAALVRAVGGLARSPEVLAQARPLVARMLQGDKAALDANLLDTAVGMVARAGDATLFEDLLQRMPKEPDPATQRRYLMALTSFEDAKLTERAQGLLFTETVKTQDVASFATGLLGNRAGRDAWWEQLRKRWKDLVTRTGAAPMLLRRVVEGLGLLRTREHLEQVKALLQANPIPEAQQATAQTLERLAQDVALRERVAPEVAAWLKRRP is encoded by the coding sequence ATGGCGCATCCCACCGACGACAAGAACTTCCGCCTGCCCACCACCCTCCGGCCGCGCCGCTATCAGGCGACGGTGACGCTGGACCTGGAGGGGCGCAGCTTCACGGGTGAAGAGCGGGTGGAGCTGGAGCTGTCCCAGCCCACGACGGAGATCATCCTCCACGCCAACGCGCTGGAGCTGGGCGAGGTCACCCTGCGCGTGGGCAACGACGTGCGCAAGCCCGCGTCCAAGCGCGCATCTCCGGTGAGCGAGACGGTGGTGCTCACGTTCGATGCGCCCCTGCCGGCGGGCAGCGCCACGCTGGACGTGCTGTGGACGGGGCACTTCAGTGAAGGCCTGCGCGGCTTGTACGCGGCGGGCAAGGTGGCCGCCACGCAGTTCGAGGCCGCGGACGCGCGGCGGCTGTTCCCCTGCTTCGACGAGCCGGCCTTCAAGGCGCGCTGGGCGCTCACGGTGCGCGTGCCCGAAGGCCACACGGTGCTGGGCAACGGCCGGGTGGTGAAGGATGAGAAGGACGGGGCGCTGCGCAAGGTGACGTTCGAGGAGACGGAGCTGCTCAGCTCGTACCTCATCGCGCTGGTGGTGGGCCCGCTGGTGGGCACGCCGGAGGAGCAGGCCGAGGGCGTCCCGGTGCGCACGTGGGCGCTGCCGGAGAAGGCGCACCTGGCGAAGTTCGGGCAGGACGCGGCGCTCCAGGTGCTGCCGCGGCTGCGGGACTACTTCGGGCTGCCGTATGCCTTTGGCAAGGTGGACCAGGTGGGCATCCCGGACTTCGAGGCGGGCGCCATGGAGAACGCCGGCCTCATCACGTACCGGGAGGTGGCGCTGCTCTTGGACCCGGCCACCGCGCCACTGTCCGTGCAGAAGCGCGTGGCGGAGGTGGTGACGCACGAACTGGCGCACCAGTGGTTCGGCAACTGGGTGACGATGGTGTGGTGGGACGACCTCTGGCTCAACGAGGCGTTCGCGACGTGGATGGCTTTCAAAATCGTCGACCAGTGGCGGCCGGACTGGCGCATGTGGCTGGACTTCGACGCGCACCGCGCGAGCGCGCTGGCGCTGGACGCGCTCAAGTCCACGCACCCCATCCACGGGGAGGTGCGCAACGCGGGCGAGGCCGGGGAGAGCTTCGACGCCATCACCTACGAGAAGGGCGGCGCGGTGCTGCGGATGATTGAAGGGTTCCTCGGGGAGGGGCCCTTCCGCGAAGGCATCCGGCTGTACATGCGCAAGCACGCGCGCGCGAACGCGGTGAAGGAAGACCTGTGGAACGCGCTGGGGGAAGCGGCGAAGCAGCCGGTGAACGAGCTGGCCACCAAGTGGATTGGCCAGAGCGGCTTCCCGCTGGTGTCGGTGAAGCTGGAGGGGCGCAAGGTGGCGCTGTCGCAGCGGCGCTTCTACTCGGAGCCAGGGGTGAAGAGCCCGGAGACGTGGCCGGTGCCCATGGTGCTGCGCTTCGAGGACGCAAGCGGCGTGAAGGAGCAGCGCGTGCTCTTCCGCGACGCGCAGGCGACGGTGACGCTGGAGGGCGCGGGGGACGTGAAGTGGCTGTGCGCCAACGGCGGCTCCACGGGCTTCTACCGGGTGGCGTACGAGAAGCCGGCGCTGGACGCGCTGGCGGCGAACCTGGGGACGCTGGCGCCGTCGGAGCGCATCTCGCTCCTGGCGGACACGTGGGCGCTGGTGCGCGCGGGGCAGGCGCCGGTGGCGGACCTGCTGGACCTGGCGGCGCGCTTCGGGGACGAGGAGGACGAGGCGGTGCTGGACGAGCTCGTCGGGCGGCTGGGCTACATCGAGAACCGGCTGACGGACGGCGAGGACCAGGAGCGCTTCCGCCGGTGGGTGGAGGGGCTGTTGGGCGGCGGCCTGAAGAAGCTGGGCTGGCAGGCGGCGCAGGGCGAGCCGGACCGCGTGAAGCTGCGCCGCGCGGCGCTGGTGCGCGCGGTGGGCGGTCTGGCGCGCAGTCCGGAGGTGCTGGCGCAGGCGCGGCCGCTGGTGGCGCGGATGCTCCAGGGGGACAAGGCGGCGCTGGACGCGAACCTGCTGGACACGGCGGTGGGCATGGTGGCGCGCGCGGGCGACGCAACGCTCTTCGAGGACCTGCTGCAGCGGATGCCGAAGGAGCCGGACCCCGCGACGCAGCGGCGCTACCTGATGGCGCTCACGTCCTTCGAGGACGCGAAGCTGACGGAGCGGGCGCAGGGGCTGTTGTTCACGGAGACGGTGAAGACGCAGGACGTGGCGAGCTTCGCGACGGGCCTGTTGGGCAACCGCGCCGGGCGCGACGCCTGGTGGGAGCAGCTGCGGAAGCGCTGGAAGGACCTGGTGACGCGCACGGGAGCGGCGCCCATGCTGCTGCGCCGGGTGGTGGAAGGCCTGGGCCTGTTGCGCACGCGCGAGCACCTGGAGCAGGTGAAGGCGCTGCTCCAGGCGAACCCCATCCCGGAGGCGCAGCAGGCCACGGCGCAGACGCTGGAGCGGCTGGCGCAGGACGTGGCCCTGCGCGAGCGCGTGGCCCCGGAGGTGGCCGCGTGGCTGAAGCGCCGGCCGTGA
- a CDS encoding CHAP domain-containing protein, with protein sequence MGRGVWVGALVSALVWGGAAEAASKVTATKKARPVVQLSERALWRAKSWVGMTTLAKMSSAVTDDCSGMTRLAFQQRRLDLLPDDVLPEENGVTAIHRKARALGMLSDTPTPGALVFFQNTFDRNRDGLFNDGLTHIGIVERVGADGTVTFVHKSGGLVKRSRFNLLQPEARKDAKGHVLNDWLRRKGKKTRGYLAGELVAGFAAVDERWRSPEPPRLASAKLTVKGDARTARR encoded by the coding sequence ATGGGACGAGGCGTGTGGGTGGGCGCGTTGGTGAGCGCGCTGGTGTGGGGCGGGGCGGCGGAGGCCGCGAGCAAGGTCACGGCGACGAAGAAGGCCCGGCCGGTGGTTCAACTGTCGGAGCGGGCGCTGTGGCGGGCGAAGTCCTGGGTGGGGATGACGACGCTGGCGAAGATGAGCTCGGCGGTGACGGATGACTGCTCGGGCATGACGCGGCTGGCGTTCCAGCAGCGGCGGCTGGACCTGCTGCCGGACGACGTGCTGCCGGAGGAGAACGGCGTCACGGCCATCCACCGCAAGGCGCGCGCGCTGGGCATGCTGTCGGACACGCCGACGCCGGGCGCGCTGGTGTTCTTCCAGAACACGTTCGACCGCAACCGCGACGGCCTCTTCAACGACGGCCTCACGCACATCGGCATCGTGGAGCGGGTGGGCGCGGACGGCACGGTGACGTTCGTGCACAAGTCGGGCGGGCTGGTGAAGCGCTCGCGCTTCAACCTGCTGCAGCCGGAGGCGCGCAAGGACGCCAAGGGGCACGTCCTCAACGACTGGCTGCGCCGCAAGGGCAAGAAGACGCGCGGCTACCTGGCGGGCGAGCTGGTGGCGGGCTTCGCGGCGGTGGACGAGCGCTGGCGCTCTCCCGAGCCGCCGCGGCTGGCGTCCGCGAAGCTCACCGTGAAGGGTGACGCCCGGACGGCGCGGCGCTAG
- a CDS encoding biosynthetic peptidoglycan transglycosylase, with product MSTVEGPPEALSPEPAEPVRPSPPPEVRPSPPRGRRRWTRWVLGGVLALGLGTAAATVVGLPDAGPLVKENPKTTALIEQRASEAREAGRKPRRRQQWVPLSAVSKPAVDAVLLSEDASFYLHDGVDTVELARAVGQAVEEGKLGRGASTLTQQLAKNLWLSTDRSLFRKLKELVLAHRLEEALTKQRILTLYLNVVEWGNGVYGIEAAAREHFGVSASQLSVAQGAVLAAMLPSPRKRSPASGSRALWKHAHRVVDALKTYKRISPAQAEGAHAEVDRLLGRAPADDGGADDAEDDGP from the coding sequence ATGTCCACCGTCGAAGGTCCGCCCGAGGCCCTGAGTCCCGAACCCGCCGAGCCCGTCCGGCCGTCGCCGCCGCCGGAGGTGCGGCCGTCGCCGCCGCGCGGAAGACGGCGGTGGACGCGCTGGGTGCTGGGGGGCGTGCTGGCGCTGGGCCTGGGGACCGCGGCGGCCACGGTCGTCGGGCTGCCGGACGCGGGCCCGCTGGTGAAGGAGAACCCGAAGACGACGGCGCTCATCGAGCAGCGCGCCAGCGAGGCGCGCGAGGCCGGGCGCAAGCCGCGCCGCCGGCAGCAGTGGGTGCCGCTGTCGGCGGTGTCCAAGCCCGCGGTGGACGCGGTGCTGCTCTCCGAGGACGCGAGCTTCTACCTGCACGACGGCGTGGACACGGTGGAGCTGGCGCGCGCGGTGGGGCAGGCGGTGGAGGAGGGGAAGCTGGGGCGGGGGGCGTCCACGCTCACGCAGCAGCTGGCGAAGAACCTCTGGCTGTCCACGGACCGCAGCCTGTTTCGCAAGCTGAAGGAGCTGGTGCTCGCGCACCGGCTGGAGGAGGCGCTGACGAAGCAGCGCATCCTCACGCTGTACCTCAACGTGGTGGAGTGGGGGAACGGCGTGTATGGGATTGAGGCGGCGGCGCGCGAGCACTTCGGCGTGTCCGCGTCCCAGCTCTCCGTGGCGCAGGGCGCGGTGCTCGCCGCGATGTTGCCGTCCCCGCGCAAGCGCTCGCCGGCCAGCGGTTCGCGCGCGCTGTGGAAGCACGCGCACCGCGTGGTGGACGCGCTCAAGACCTACAAGCGCATCAGCCCCGCGCAGGCGGAGGGCGCGCACGCGGAGGTGGACCGGCTGCTCGGCCGCGCCCCCGCGGATGACGGGGGCGCGGACGACGCGGAGGACGACGGCCCCTAG
- a CDS encoding polysaccharide deacetylase family protein, producing the protein MSSRRQFLSGTALAAGALAVPGALAAQAPARGTPKASAKKGFWPGGARLAISLSLQFEAGAQPERGASSPFPPIDAKYPDLPVATWYEYGVREGIPRLLEMFTRRGVQVTSHMVGQAVERNPALAKEIVERGHEAAAHGQTWTPQFSMTPEEERASYEANVRAIQRATGRTPVGFNAFWMRSTPRTLEILQDLGFLYHIDDVSRDEPFVVDVRGKPFAVVPYTLGMNDILNFESRHYTADQFASELKNEFDALYAEAGERRRMMSISMHDRISGRPGRVKMLEEFIRYAQRQPGVWFARKDTLARWTLEQAGT; encoded by the coding sequence GTGAGCAGCCGGCGCCAGTTCCTGTCCGGTACCGCCCTGGCGGCCGGCGCGCTCGCGGTGCCGGGGGCCCTTGCCGCGCAAGCCCCCGCGCGCGGCACCCCGAAGGCCTCCGCGAAGAAGGGCTTCTGGCCGGGAGGAGCCCGGCTGGCCATCTCCCTGTCGCTCCAGTTCGAAGCCGGCGCGCAGCCCGAGCGCGGCGCGAGCAGTCCGTTCCCGCCCATCGACGCGAAGTACCCGGACCTGCCGGTGGCCACCTGGTACGAGTACGGCGTGAGGGAGGGCATCCCCCGGCTGCTGGAGATGTTCACGCGGCGGGGCGTCCAGGTGACCTCGCACATGGTGGGGCAGGCGGTGGAGCGCAACCCGGCGCTGGCGAAGGAGATCGTGGAGCGCGGACACGAGGCCGCCGCGCATGGACAGACCTGGACGCCGCAGTTCTCCATGACGCCCGAGGAGGAGCGCGCCTCCTACGAGGCCAACGTGCGCGCCATCCAGCGCGCCACGGGGCGGACGCCGGTGGGCTTCAATGCCTTCTGGATGCGCAGCACGCCCCGGACGCTGGAGATCCTCCAGGACCTGGGGTTCCTGTATCACATCGACGACGTGAGCCGGGACGAGCCCTTCGTCGTGGACGTGCGGGGCAAGCCCTTCGCGGTGGTGCCCTACACGCTGGGGATGAACGACATCCTCAACTTCGAGTCGCGCCACTACACCGCCGACCAGTTCGCGAGCGAGCTCAAGAACGAGTTCGACGCGCTGTATGCCGAAGCGGGCGAGCGCCGCAGGATGATGTCCATCAGCATGCACGACCGCATCTCCGGCAGGCCGGGCCGCGTGAAGATGCTGGAGGAGTTCATCCGCTACGCGCAGCGCCAGCCGGGCGTCTGGTTCGCGCGAAAGGACACACTGGCGCGCTGGACGCTGGAGCAGGCCGGAACCTGA
- a CDS encoding MauE/DoxX family redox-associated membrane protein: MRTPSPESGRLFGLTDGEAGYALLRITLGLNILLHGVVRLVGGPGAFADGLVKAFETSLLPGALVRPFAWVLPFAETAVGALLLLGLLTRHALAVGGLLMLALVFGTALRSEWEMLSVQMLYVSLYAALLGTARFNALALDRLRLSAPAATPRSVP, from the coding sequence ATGCGGACACCTTCCCCTGAATCCGGACGCCTGTTCGGCCTCACCGACGGCGAGGCCGGTTACGCCCTGCTGCGCATCACCCTGGGCCTCAACATCCTGCTGCACGGCGTGGTGCGGCTGGTGGGGGGGCCCGGGGCCTTCGCCGACGGATTGGTGAAGGCCTTCGAGACCTCCCTGCTGCCCGGAGCGCTGGTGCGGCCCTTCGCGTGGGTGCTGCCCTTCGCGGAGACGGCGGTGGGCGCGCTGCTGCTGCTGGGGCTGCTGACGCGCCATGCGCTCGCGGTGGGAGGGCTGCTGATGCTGGCGCTCGTGTTCGGCACGGCGCTGCGGAGCGAGTGGGAGATGTTGAGCGTACAGATGCTCTACGTGAGCCTCTACGCCGCGCTGCTGGGCACCGCCCGCTTCAACGCCCTGGCCCTGGACCGGCTGCGCCTGTCCGCGCCGGCCGCGACGCCCCGGAGCGTCCCGTGA
- a CDS encoding LysR family transcriptional regulator produces the protein MPQRKKPNPLLFDEVMPLHAFVRAVEDGGFSAAARRLGLTPSAVSKQVAHLESRLGARLLRRTTHHVSLTEAGSVFYEHCRRVLAELDAAALSVTALDEKPRGLLRIAAPAVLGEVHVGAMAAAFQAVHPEVRVDLDASDRWVDLVEEGFDVAIRIADALEDSTLVVRRLGPEQRLLCASPAYLQRRGTPRTPDALLEHDCLTFKRGHSPMAWQLDGPEGRHSLRVSGPFQSNNNLVLRQAVLQGRGIANLPGYLVLDDLRAGTLVTLLPEAPVVGRGIFLVHPHRRLVPAKVRAFVEFCVHAFARFLQPPP, from the coding sequence GTGCCCCAGCGGAAAAAGCCGAACCCCCTGCTCTTCGACGAGGTGATGCCGCTGCACGCCTTCGTGCGGGCCGTGGAGGACGGCGGCTTCTCCGCGGCGGCGCGAAGGCTGGGCCTGACGCCTTCCGCGGTGAGCAAGCAGGTGGCCCACCTGGAGTCGCGCCTGGGGGCGCGGCTGCTGCGGAGGACCACGCACCACGTGAGCCTCACGGAGGCCGGCAGCGTCTTCTACGAGCACTGCCGCCGGGTGCTGGCGGAGTTGGACGCCGCCGCGCTGTCCGTCACGGCCCTGGATGAAAAGCCCCGGGGGCTCCTGCGCATCGCCGCGCCCGCGGTGCTGGGGGAGGTCCACGTCGGCGCGATGGCCGCCGCGTTCCAGGCCGTCCATCCCGAGGTGCGGGTGGACCTGGACGCGAGCGACCGGTGGGTGGACCTGGTGGAGGAGGGCTTCGACGTGGCGATCCGCATCGCGGACGCGCTGGAGGACAGCACGTTGGTGGTGCGGCGCCTCGGCCCGGAGCAGCGCCTCCTCTGCGCGAGCCCCGCCTATCTCCAGCGGCGCGGGACGCCGCGCACGCCAGACGCCCTGCTGGAGCACGACTGCCTGACGTTCAAGCGCGGGCACTCGCCCATGGCGTGGCAGCTCGACGGGCCTGAAGGCAGACACAGCCTGCGGGTCTCCGGGCCCTTCCAATCCAACAACAACCTCGTCCTGCGGCAGGCCGTCCTCCAGGGGCGGGGCATCGCCAACCTGCCCGGCTATCTGGTGCTGGACGACCTGCGCGCGGGCACGCTGGTGACGCTGCTGCCGGAGGCCCCGGTGGTCGGGCGTGGCATCTTCCTCGTCCATCCGCACCGCCGGCTCGTCCCCGCCAAGGTACGCGCCTTCGTGGAGTTCTGCGTGCACGCCTTCGCGCGCTTCCTCCAGCCTCCTCCGTGA